One genomic segment of [Phormidium] sp. ETS-05 includes these proteins:
- a CDS encoding phosphate-starvation-inducible PsiE family protein, with protein sequence MAKTAKKAIPENRDIEKTPKIPQPDYQRREFLHLLETVEIIVSKVLSLAMVVVIGVSIWNLGVFTITSLFTADIKSYYKVLFQVFGLFLNVLIALEILENISGYLKKQVIQVELVIVTSLIAVARKIIILDLDKADGIDIIGLGIAVLALSISYWIVRSQNRKE encoded by the coding sequence AGACATTGAAAAAACTCCTAAAATCCCTCAACCTGACTATCAAAGACGAGAATTTTTACACCTGCTAGAAACCGTAGAGATTATCGTCTCTAAAGTTCTATCTCTGGCAATGGTGGTAGTGATTGGCGTTTCCATCTGGAACTTAGGCGTTTTCACAATCACATCCCTTTTCACCGCTGACATTAAATCCTACTACAAGGTTTTATTTCAGGTATTTGGTTTGTTTTTAAATGTCTTAATTGCCCTAGAGATTTTAGAAAACATCAGCGGCTACCTGAAAAAACAAGTCATTCAAGTAGAATTGGTTATTGTCACATCTTTAATCGCGGTGGCCAGGAAAATCATTATTCTCGACCTCGATAAAGCCGATGGCATAGACATTATTGGCTTAGGAATTGCCGTCCTGGCTCTTTCTATAAGTTATTGGATTGTTCGCAGTCAAAACCGTAAAGAGTAA